In one Pseudomonadota bacterium genomic region, the following are encoded:
- a CDS encoding zinc ABC transporter substrate-binding protein, with translation MSTRRSLLKSATALVAASLLAPGVASADEPIPVVATFSILGDMVARIGGEHIALTTLVGPNGDAHVYQPTPQAASAVAGADVLFTNGLEFEGWLERLAEAASFDGDLVVATVGIDAIEFSDEHDDHGDHEEHASDEDHDHDHDHDHGEETASAVDHDHDHDHDHGEETASAEDHDHDHGDDHDHDHEGEQASMEEHDDHDHDHAGHDHGAFDPHAWLTIENAVVYVDNITAGLAQADPENAASYYQNRAAYVAELEALEAEIDVMMASIPESRRTVVTSHDAFGYLAAHYGMTFEAPQGLSTESEASAADVAELITQIRDEGISAVFVETITDNRLLEQIANETGASIGGTLYSDALSGSDGPAGTYVDMMRHNAMTLSQALGS, from the coding sequence ATGTCCACTCGTCGCTCGCTTCTGAAATCCGCAACCGCCCTCGTGGCGGCATCACTTCTCGCGCCGGGCGTTGCATCGGCAGACGAACCGATCCCGGTCGTTGCAACCTTCTCCATTCTTGGGGACATGGTCGCGCGCATCGGTGGTGAGCACATCGCATTGACCACGCTCGTCGGGCCGAATGGAGACGCCCACGTCTACCAGCCGACGCCGCAAGCAGCCTCGGCTGTGGCTGGCGCCGATGTTCTCTTCACGAACGGGCTCGAGTTCGAGGGGTGGCTGGAGCGCCTGGCCGAGGCGGCATCCTTCGATGGCGACCTCGTCGTGGCAACAGTCGGCATCGACGCAATCGAGTTTTCCGACGAACATGATGATCACGGCGACCATGAAGAGCACGCCTCCGATGAAGATCATGATCATGACCACGATCACGACCACGGAGAAGAGACCGCATCTGCCGTGGACCATGACCATGATCATGACCATGACCATGGTGAAGAGACCGCGTCTGCCGAGGATCATGACCATGATCACGGGGACGATCACGACCATGATCATGAAGGCGAGCAGGCTTCCATGGAGGAGCATGACGATCACGACCATGACCATGCCGGTCATGACCATGGCGCCTTTGATCCCCATGCCTGGCTGACGATCGAAAACGCTGTCGTCTACGTCGACAATATCACCGCCGGCCTTGCGCAGGCCGACCCAGAGAACGCGGCCAGCTACTATCAAAACCGCGCGGCCTATGTGGCGGAGCTCGAAGCGCTCGAGGCCGAGATCGATGTGATGATGGCATCCATCCCGGAAAGCCGCCGGACAGTTGTCACCTCCCACGATGCGTTTGGCTATCTGGCAGCTCACTACGGCATGACCTTTGAAGCGCCACAGGGGCTCAGCACGGAGAGCGAGGCATCCGCCGCCGATGTTGCGGAGCTCATCACCCAGATTCGGGATGAGGGGATCTCGGCCGTCTTCGTCGAAACGATCACGGACAACCGTCTTCTCGAGCAGATCGCCAACGAGACCGGCGCAAGCATCGGCGGGACGCTCTATTCCGATGCTCTCTCAGGCTCGGATGGCCCAGCCGGGACCTATGTCGACATGATGCGCCATAACGCCATGACGCTGTCCCAAGCTTTGGGATCCTAA
- a CDS encoding Fur family transcriptional regulator, whose product MGKRGEALQAEVLDALRSADGPLSAYDILAELRSTTPKMAPTTVYRVLAALTEKSLIHRLESLNAYIPCQCEEAGHEAIISICDDCGSVEETVAPELLATMAEAIGSKGFSAKRHVVEVHGTCADCSPEDATQ is encoded by the coding sequence ATGGGTAAACGTGGAGAGGCTCTGCAGGCAGAGGTCTTGGACGCGCTGCGCAGCGCGGATGGCCCGCTGTCGGCCTACGACATCCTCGCAGAATTGCGGTCAACGACGCCGAAAATGGCGCCGACAACCGTGTATCGGGTGCTCGCAGCACTGACCGAGAAGTCCCTGATCCACCGCCTCGAGTCCTTGAACGCCTACATTCCCTGTCAGTGCGAAGAGGCCGGGCACGAGGCCATCATTTCCATCTGTGATGATTGTGGCTCAGTGGAAGAAACCGTGGCTCCTGAGTTGCTAGCTACTATGGCGGAAGCAATTGGAAGCAAAGGGTTTTCTGCAAAGCGGCACGTGGTGGAAGTCCACGGTACTTGCGCGGATTGCTCCCCGGAGGACGCCACGCAATGA
- a CDS encoding DUF1636 domain-containing protein yields the protein MGHRISICTSCRHKGTPCRPGFELITRLKAALDAAGDALPHDFEVSGVACMAGCDRPCTVAFHGTKKATYLFGDIDPATDIEDLVSFAEQYAYLHDGWCSSVDRPGKLRKTTLARVPAAIWALDDTEAQAS from the coding sequence ATGGGACATCGAATTTCAATCTGCACGTCATGCCGACACAAGGGGACGCCCTGCCGCCCTGGCTTTGAGCTGATCACGCGCCTGAAGGCCGCACTCGACGCAGCAGGCGATGCGCTTCCTCACGACTTTGAGGTGTCTGGCGTGGCCTGCATGGCTGGCTGCGATCGCCCGTGCACGGTGGCCTTTCACGGGACGAAGAAGGCCACCTACCTTTTCGGAGACATCGACCCGGCCACGGATATCGAAGATCTCGTCAGCTTTGCCGAGCAATATGCCTATCTCCACGATGGGTGGTGCTCGTCTGTCGACCGTCCGGGAAAGCTCAGGAAGACCACGCTGGCCCGTGTCCCAGCCGCGATCTGGGCACTCGACGACACGGAAGCGCAGGCGTCGTGA
- a CDS encoding cobalamin-binding protein produces MRTYPPERIVCLTEETVETLYLLGEEDRIVGVTGYAVRPKRVRKEKPRVSAFTSADIPKILALSPDLVLTFSDLQADIAAELIRSGISVMAFNQRDIAGILTMIRHLGATVGQEERADELAQSFEARLARVAALSAGRPRPRVYFEEWDEPLISGIRWVSELVAIAGGKEVFPDAAQKPGALDRVVTDAEVIAAAPDVILASWCGKKVRPEKIAARGGWDAIPAVRHGRIHEIKSPLILQPGPAALTDGLDAIIEALSSWQSEQG; encoded by the coding sequence ATGCGCACCTATCCTCCGGAACGAATTGTCTGCCTGACCGAAGAAACCGTGGAGACGCTGTATCTTCTGGGAGAAGAGGATCGGATCGTCGGGGTCACGGGCTACGCGGTGCGGCCCAAGCGCGTGCGCAAGGAGAAGCCGAGGGTGTCGGCATTCACCTCGGCGGACATCCCCAAGATCCTCGCCCTTTCGCCAGATCTCGTCCTCACATTCTCAGATCTGCAAGCGGACATCGCCGCGGAGCTCATCCGATCCGGCATCTCTGTGATGGCCTTCAATCAGAGAGACATCGCCGGAATTCTCACGATGATCCGGCATCTCGGCGCGACCGTCGGCCAAGAAGAGAGGGCCGATGAGCTGGCCCAGAGTTTTGAGGCGCGCCTTGCGCGGGTTGCGGCGCTCTCCGCCGGGAGACCAAGACCGCGCGTCTACTTCGAGGAATGGGATGAGCCCCTGATCTCGGGCATCCGCTGGGTCAGCGAACTCGTCGCGATAGCGGGCGGTAAAGAGGTCTTTCCTGACGCCGCGCAAAAGCCGGGCGCGCTCGACCGGGTTGTCACGGATGCAGAAGTCATCGCGGCGGCGCCCGACGTTATTCTTGCATCCTGGTGCGGGAAAAAGGTGAGACCAGAGAAGATAGCGGCGCGTGGAGGGTGGGACGCGATACCCGCCGTCCGCCATGGACGCATCCACGAGATCAAGTCTCCCCTCATCCTTCAGCCCGGCCCAGCGGCTCTGACGGACGGCCTCGACGCGATCATCGAGGCGCTGAGCTCTTGGCAATCCGAGCAGGGCTAG
- a CDS encoding TAXI family TRAP transporter solute-binding subunit, giving the protein MFGHIKATAVTVTAALTATAAFADGHVDRTGWPESFTVGTASQGGTYFAYGSGWANLVAEELGLSGGGEVTGGPMQNMALVHTGEAQFGMTTMGPAAESLQGTNPIAPGLQMNNACAMFPMYQTPFSVTALSSSGITSIADIPDGARIGFGPAGSTSDTYFPRMMEELGVNFERRNGGWTDLGGQLQDGLLDVIAFAAGVPVPAVSQLEVQTDVNIIEFTEDEQATILGAFPVSQFNIAADTYTTLESDARSVSMWNFAIANCDLPESFVEAVVDVVMSDNERMVNIHKAARSTLPENWDKNGVLMWHPGAAKWFTENAGATIDASMIFGG; this is encoded by the coding sequence ATGTTCGGACATATCAAGGCGACTGCTGTCACGGTCACGGCTGCACTCACCGCCACGGCGGCATTCGCTGACGGTCACGTGGATCGCACCGGCTGGCCTGAGAGCTTCACCGTCGGGACCGCCTCGCAGGGCGGCACCTATTTCGCTTACGGCTCCGGCTGGGCAAATCTCGTGGCTGAAGAGCTGGGCCTGTCTGGCGGCGGCGAAGTCACCGGAGGCCCGATGCAGAACATGGCGCTCGTCCACACGGGCGAAGCACAGTTCGGCATGACGACGATGGGCCCCGCGGCGGAATCCCTTCAGGGGACCAACCCGATCGCCCCCGGCCTCCAGATGAACAACGCCTGCGCGATGTTCCCCATGTATCAGACGCCTTTCTCTGTAACGGCGCTTTCGTCTTCGGGCATCACGTCTATCGCCGATATCCCGGACGGTGCGCGCATCGGCTTCGGTCCGGCGGGCTCCACCTCCGACACCTACTTCCCGCGCATGATGGAAGAGCTTGGCGTTAACTTCGAGCGCCGCAACGGTGGCTGGACCGACCTCGGCGGACAGCTGCAGGACGGCCTGCTCGATGTGATCGCGTTTGCCGCCGGTGTCCCGGTGCCCGCCGTCAGCCAGCTCGAAGTGCAAACGGATGTGAACATCATCGAGTTCACGGAGGACGAGCAGGCGACGATCCTAGGCGCATTCCCGGTGTCTCAGTTCAATATCGCCGCGGACACGTACACGACCCTCGAGAGCGACGCGCGTTCGGTCTCCATGTGGAACTTCGCCATCGCGAACTGCGATCTGCCCGAAAGCTTCGTAGAGGCTGTCGTGGATGTGGTGATGTCCGATAACGAGCGTATGGTGAACATTCACAAGGCCGCGCGCTCCACCCTGCCCGAGAACTGGGACAAGAACGGCGTCCTCATGTGGCACCCCGGTGCTGCCAAGTGGTTCACCGAGAATGCCGGTGCGACGATCGATGCAAGCATGATCTTCGGCGGCTAA
- a CDS encoding ABC transporter substrate-binding protein, whose protein sequence is MKKTILTSFALAMAASAVSAGATVQSCNRAVTFDAPPERAISNDVNLTEMMLVLGLADRMVGYTGISGWKTLDEEMRAGVEELPELSAKYPSKEVLVGADADFFFAGWNYGMKVGGEVTPETLAPFGIDVYELTESCTHIMEKDKASMDDMYADLMNLGRIFDVEGRAEDLVAGYKAELAAFKQGLETGEPLRVFVYDSGEDTPFTAGRYAMPTALIEAAGGVNIMDDFDKSWATVTWEEVVERNPEVVMIVNYGDVTAAQKREFMMSNPAFAELDAVKNDRFVTLEYVEATPGPRNIQAIKTLADAFWSE, encoded by the coding sequence ATGAAGAAGACTATCCTCACCTCCTTTGCCCTCGCGATGGCCGCCAGCGCGGTCTCTGCGGGCGCAACCGTGCAGAGCTGCAATCGCGCCGTCACATTCGACGCCCCCCCTGAGCGCGCAATCTCCAACGATGTGAACCTCACCGAAATGATGCTTGTCCTGGGCCTCGCGGATCGCATGGTCGGCTACACGGGCATCTCTGGCTGGAAGACACTCGACGAAGAAATGCGCGCGGGCGTCGAAGAACTCCCCGAGCTTTCCGCCAAGTACCCGTCCAAGGAAGTGCTCGTCGGGGCCGACGCGGACTTTTTCTTTGCCGGCTGGAATTATGGAATGAAGGTGGGCGGCGAGGTCACGCCGGAGACCCTGGCGCCGTTCGGCATCGACGTCTACGAATTGACCGAGTCCTGCACCCATATCATGGAGAAGGACAAGGCCAGCATGGACGACATGTATGCCGACCTGATGAACCTCGGCCGCATCTTCGACGTGGAAGGCCGGGCTGAAGATCTCGTCGCGGGCTACAAGGCCGAACTCGCCGCGTTCAAACAAGGTCTCGAGACCGGTGAACCGCTCCGCGTGTTCGTTTACGACAGCGGGGAGGACACACCCTTCACCGCAGGCCGGTATGCGATGCCGACAGCGCTCATCGAGGCCGCGGGCGGGGTCAATATCATGGATGACTTCGACAAAAGCTGGGCGACGGTCACGTGGGAGGAAGTCGTTGAGCGCAATCCGGAGGTCGTCATGATCGTGAACTACGGCGATGTGACTGCCGCGCAAAAGCGCGAGTTCATGATGTCAAATCCCGCTTTCGCAGAGCTCGACGCGGTGAAGAACGATCGTTTCGTGACCCTTGAATACGTGGAAGCCACACCCGGGCCGCGAAACATTCAAGCGATCAAGACGCTCGCGGACGCGTTCTGGTCTGAGTGA
- a CDS encoding malonyl-CoA synthase, with translation MTNSLYDALFAPHEGSDRPFLTLDDGLSISYGDFVARGAQMAHVLVSCGVGPGDRVLVQAPKLADTLALYAGTVQAGAVYLPLNPAYTEAELAYFVENAEPKLIVCDAAQEKEWQSLSRGTQSSVVTLSAAGGTLSDRADAMPRSFATVPRKDADLAALLYTSGTTGRSKGAMLSHRNLLSNARTLTELWHITNADRLLHALPIFHTHGLFVALNTALLAGAEVRLLKQFDVDLLLEELPGGTLLMGVPTFYTRLLAAPRFTRDLTSAMRLFISGSAPLLADTHAEFEARTGHRILERYGMTETNMITSNPYDGDRRAGTVGYPLPNVEVRITDLEENKEVPAGEIGVIEVRGDNVFQGYWKMPEKTSEELRPDGFFITGDLAKSETDGRISIVGRVKDLIIAGGFNIYPKEVEDVLNGIDGISESAVYGVAHPDFGESVVAALVPEADKVPDIEAIEAAVQKALARYKHPRAYRVLTELPRNAMGKVQKNLLRDQDPGLQ, from the coding sequence GTGACCAACAGCCTCTACGACGCGCTTTTCGCCCCTCATGAAGGGAGCGATCGTCCGTTCCTCACGCTCGATGACGGCCTTTCTATCTCCTACGGCGACTTCGTCGCTCGCGGAGCTCAGATGGCGCACGTTTTGGTCTCCTGCGGCGTGGGTCCAGGTGACCGGGTTCTGGTCCAAGCCCCGAAGCTCGCCGACACGCTCGCGCTCTATGCCGGGACCGTTCAGGCCGGCGCTGTCTATCTCCCGTTGAACCCGGCCTATACCGAGGCTGAGCTGGCGTATTTCGTTGAGAATGCCGAGCCAAAGCTCATCGTGTGTGACGCCGCTCAAGAGAAAGAGTGGCAAAGCCTTTCGCGAGGGACACAGTCGAGCGTAGTCACGCTGTCCGCAGCCGGCGGCACGTTGAGCGACCGGGCCGATGCGATGCCCCGGAGCTTCGCGACGGTCCCGCGGAAGGACGCGGATCTCGCGGCCCTGCTCTATACGTCTGGCACGACCGGGCGCTCGAAGGGCGCAATGCTCTCCCATCGGAACCTTCTGTCGAATGCGCGGACGTTGACCGAGCTCTGGCACATCACCAATGCCGACCGCCTCCTTCACGCACTGCCGATCTTTCACACGCACGGCCTTTTCGTCGCTCTTAACACGGCTCTGTTGGCTGGTGCCGAGGTCCGCCTCTTGAAGCAGTTTGATGTGGATCTCTTGCTCGAGGAGCTGCCAGGTGGGACCCTGCTCATGGGCGTCCCCACCTTCTACACGCGCCTTCTCGCGGCCCCGCGTTTCACCCGCGACCTCACATCTGCGATGCGCTTGTTCATTTCGGGCTCCGCACCTCTGCTTGCGGACACCCACGCGGAATTCGAAGCGCGGACCGGTCACCGCATCCTCGAGCGCTACGGCATGACCGAGACCAACATGATTACCTCCAATCCCTACGATGGCGATCGCCGCGCAGGAACCGTGGGGTATCCTCTGCCGAACGTTGAGGTGCGCATCACTGATCTGGAAGAGAATAAGGAGGTCCCGGCAGGCGAGATCGGCGTGATCGAAGTCCGCGGAGACAACGTGTTCCAAGGCTATTGGAAGATGCCGGAAAAGACCTCGGAAGAGCTGCGACCGGACGGGTTCTTCATCACAGGTGATCTGGCAAAGTCCGAGACGGATGGACGGATCAGTATCGTCGGCCGCGTCAAGGACCTCATCATCGCCGGTGGTTTCAACATCTATCCCAAGGAAGTCGAAGATGTCCTCAACGGAATCGATGGGATTTCGGAAAGCGCGGTTTACGGCGTGGCGCATCCCGATTTTGGCGAGAGCGTCGTCGCAGCGCTGGTGCCCGAGGCTGACAAGGTACCAGACATCGAGGCCATAGAAGCAGCCGTGCAAAAAGCGCTGGCCCGGTACAAACATCCTCGCGCGTATCGTGTGCTGACTGAATTGCCGCGCAACGCGATGGGAAAAGTTCAAAAAAACCTGCTGCGGGATCAGGATCCCGGTTTGCAGTGA
- the aztA gene encoding zinc ABC transporter ATP-binding protein AztA, with amino-acid sequence MTALAFDDLTLGYNRHPAVHHLDAEIKDGSLTAIVGPNGAGKSTLLKGLTGALVPLEGRVSFRGIKRDEVAYLPQQSEIDRSFPLSVMDLVAMGLWHEVGAFGWLTRRHRAKIEEAVAVVGLTGLEGRSIDTLSGGQMQRALFARLLLQDAKLVLLDEPFSAIDARTMTDLISVVRGWHGEGRTVMAVLHDHEIVRSHFPETMLLARELVAHGPTRDVMTVENHRRARVLCEAVDDRLEICTKTAA; translated from the coding sequence ATGACCGCGCTTGCGTTCGACGACCTGACACTCGGCTATAACCGCCACCCGGCCGTGCATCATCTCGATGCAGAGATCAAAGACGGCAGCCTCACCGCGATCGTGGGGCCGAATGGCGCGGGAAAGTCTACCCTTCTCAAAGGTCTGACTGGAGCCCTCGTTCCACTGGAAGGGCGGGTCAGCTTTCGTGGGATCAAACGCGATGAGGTGGCGTATCTCCCGCAGCAATCCGAGATCGACCGGAGCTTTCCTCTATCCGTCATGGACCTCGTGGCGATGGGCCTCTGGCACGAGGTCGGGGCGTTCGGCTGGCTCACTCGCCGCCATAGAGCAAAGATAGAAGAAGCCGTGGCAGTCGTGGGGCTAACGGGCTTGGAGGGCCGGTCAATCGATACCCTCTCCGGAGGGCAAATGCAGCGCGCGCTCTTCGCCCGCTTACTTCTGCAAGACGCAAAGCTCGTGCTCCTCGACGAGCCCTTTTCCGCGATCGACGCCCGGACCATGACAGATCTCATTTCGGTCGTCCGCGGCTGGCACGGGGAGGGCCGCACCGTCATGGCCGTGCTCCATGACCATGAGATCGTTCGCTCACACTTCCCGGAGACGATGCTTCTCGCGCGAGAACTGGTCGCGCATGGACCGACACGCGATGTCATGACCGTCGAGAACCATCGCCGCGCGCGCGTGCTCTGCGAGGCTGTGGACGACCGCCTCGAGATCTGCACGAAGACCGCGGCGTGA
- a CDS encoding ABC transporter ATP-binding protein, producing MTAEALSARDLSWSPRRGSPALLQPMSFDLPAGRVLAVVGPNGAGKTTLLRLLYRFHRPTTGHVLIGGNDIWSMSARMAAQRVAAVLQEQPSDFALTVGEIIALGRTPHRRGFAGTTGSNDLEIIDRVLERMDLRGFADRHLGSLSGGERQRVMVARALAQEPRLLILDEPTNHLDIRHQLEVLELIKDLPITIVTSLHDLNLAAGVCDVVLLLQSGKSVAFGPPADVLTEQAVSGAFNVIAQREQLSRSQADHLTFHLHQKGTYR from the coding sequence GTGACAGCCGAGGCGCTCTCTGCCCGTGACCTCAGCTGGTCACCTCGGCGCGGATCCCCGGCGCTTCTTCAGCCCATGAGCTTTGACCTTCCCGCAGGACGCGTTCTTGCGGTTGTGGGGCCTAACGGGGCCGGCAAAACCACCCTTCTGCGGCTCCTCTATCGCTTTCACCGCCCCACGACCGGACACGTCCTCATCGGGGGCAACGACATCTGGTCGATGTCCGCGAGAATGGCCGCGCAACGGGTGGCCGCCGTCCTCCAGGAACAGCCGAGCGACTTCGCCCTCACCGTCGGAGAAATCATAGCCTTGGGGCGGACGCCCCATCGCAGGGGGTTTGCCGGCACCACGGGCTCGAACGATCTCGAGATCATCGATCGCGTTCTCGAGAGGATGGACCTCCGCGGGTTCGCAGATCGCCACCTGGGAAGCCTTTCCGGCGGCGAGCGCCAGCGGGTCATGGTGGCCCGGGCACTGGCGCAAGAGCCTCGGCTGCTCATCCTCGATGAGCCCACCAATCATCTCGACATTCGCCACCAGCTCGAGGTCCTCGAACTGATCAAGGACCTTCCAATCACCATCGTGACGTCGCTGCATGACCTTAACCTCGCAGCTGGCGTCTGCGACGTCGTGCTCTTGCTGCAGTCCGGAAAGTCCGTCGCCTTTGGTCCGCCCGCCGACGTCCTCACCGAACAGGCCGTCTCCGGCGCATTCAATGTCATCGCCCAGCGCGAACAGCTTTCGCGAAGCCAGGCGGATCATCTCACTTTTCATCTTCACCAAAAAGGAACGTACCGATGA
- a CDS encoding iron ABC transporter permease translates to MSETTTSPSTARRLSGVHAYTLGGVALLVVSLSLAISVGAVPVPLGTVWGVFLNKVAPGTIEQTWSQGREAIVWEIRFPRGLLAMMVGAGLAMVGASLQAVTRNPLADPHLLGISSGGAFGAILALLHTGLFLGLLTVPLLAFVGALGATAIVLSVSRLADATSADRLVLAGVAVSFIIMAAANILIFLGDPRATHVVVFWMLGGLGLAQWSQLIYPLVVLGVCAAWLLAKSAELNAMTVGDETASTLGIPVARFRLSVFVAGALITGVMVAFSGIIGFVGLMVPHVARMIVGGDYRRVLPASALLGAVFLLWADICARTVMAPEDMPIGIVTGLVGGIFFVWLLSRQRAG, encoded by the coding sequence ATGAGCGAGACCACGACATCCCCATCGACCGCACGTCGCCTGTCTGGCGTTCATGCCTACACCCTGGGCGGTGTGGCACTGCTCGTGGTCTCGCTCTCCCTTGCCATTTCGGTCGGGGCTGTTCCGGTTCCTCTCGGGACGGTTTGGGGCGTTTTCCTGAACAAGGTCGCACCCGGCACCATCGAACAAACATGGTCGCAGGGACGCGAAGCCATTGTTTGGGAGATCAGGTTTCCGCGCGGACTTTTGGCCATGATGGTTGGCGCGGGTCTCGCGATGGTCGGAGCGAGCCTCCAAGCCGTCACGCGCAACCCGCTCGCCGATCCTCATCTCCTCGGGATCTCTTCGGGCGGGGCATTCGGCGCGATCCTCGCGCTTCTTCACACCGGTCTTTTCCTTGGACTTCTGACCGTTCCGCTCCTGGCCTTTGTCGGGGCGCTGGGCGCGACGGCGATTGTCCTGAGCGTTTCAAGATTGGCGGACGCGACGAGCGCGGATCGGCTCGTTCTCGCGGGTGTCGCGGTATCCTTCATCATCATGGCAGCGGCCAACATTCTGATCTTTCTCGGCGATCCTCGCGCGACCCACGTCGTCGTTTTCTGGATGCTCGGTGGGCTTGGCCTCGCCCAGTGGAGCCAGCTCATCTACCCGCTGGTCGTCCTTGGCGTCTGCGCCGCCTGGCTCTTGGCCAAGTCGGCAGAACTCAACGCCATGACAGTCGGTGACGAGACTGCGTCAACACTTGGGATCCCCGTCGCGCGTTTTCGGCTCTCCGTCTTCGTGGCAGGGGCGCTGATAACAGGCGTCATGGTCGCGTTCTCCGGCATCATCGGATTTGTGGGGCTCATGGTTCCCCATGTGGCCCGCATGATCGTTGGTGGCGACTACAGACGTGTTTTGCCCGCCTCAGCGCTGCTGGGCGCCGTTTTCCTTCTTTGGGCAGATATCTGTGCCCGAACGGTCATGGCGCCGGAAGACATGCCCATCGGTATCGTCACAGGTCTTGTGGGCGGTATTTTCTTCGTCTGGCTGCTGAGCCGGCAGCGCGCGGGCTAG
- a CDS encoding metal ABC transporter permease, which yields MIYDAIIAPFAEFGFMRRALLGCIAISVGATPVGVFLMLRRMSLTGDAMAHAILPGAAVGFLISGLSLGAMTIGGLIAGMLVAIASGVVSRMTAIKEDASLAAFYLISLAIGVLIVSTRGSNVDLMHVLFGTVLALDDAALILLCSIASISLLMLAVIFRPLVLECADPQFLRSVSGMSALTHFIFLTLVVMNLVGGFHALGTLMAVGILILPAAAARFWTPSIGGLMGVSVLVAVLSSAVGLLLSYHYSLPSGPAIILVAGVIYGVSLFVGPVGGVIPQLLPRCHYET from the coding sequence GTGATCTACGACGCGATCATAGCGCCGTTCGCGGAGTTCGGGTTCATGCGCCGCGCGTTGCTGGGCTGCATCGCGATTTCGGTCGGAGCGACCCCCGTTGGCGTCTTTCTCATGCTCAGACGCATGAGCTTGACCGGAGACGCCATGGCGCACGCCATCCTGCCCGGCGCGGCGGTCGGCTTTCTGATTTCCGGGTTGTCCCTTGGAGCCATGACGATCGGCGGGCTCATCGCCGGTATGCTTGTCGCGATTGCATCCGGGGTCGTGAGCCGCATGACCGCGATCAAGGAAGATGCCAGCCTGGCGGCCTTCTACCTCATTTCTCTCGCGATAGGTGTTCTCATCGTGTCAACGCGCGGCAGTAATGTTGACCTAATGCATGTGCTCTTCGGCACCGTGCTCGCGCTCGACGATGCGGCCCTGATCTTGCTGTGCAGCATCGCGAGCATCTCGTTGCTGATGCTTGCTGTGATCTTTCGCCCGCTTGTCCTCGAATGTGCGGACCCGCAATTCCTGCGCTCGGTGAGTGGCATGAGCGCACTGACCCACTTCATCTTCCTGACCCTCGTCGTGATGAACCTCGTCGGCGGTTTTCACGCCCTGGGGACACTCATGGCCGTGGGCATCCTGATCCTTCCAGCCGCCGCCGCGCGCTTTTGGACACCCAGTATCGGGGGGCTCATGGGGGTCTCGGTTCTGGTCGCTGTCCTGTCCAGCGCGGTCGGTCTTCTCTTGTCTTACCACTACAGCCTCCCCTCCGGCCCCGCGATCATTCTCGTCGCGGGGGTCATCTATGGGGTCTCGCTTTTTGTGGGTCCCGTGGGGGGGGTCATCCCCCAGCTTCTTCCACGCTGTCACTACGAAACCTGA